From one Ictalurus punctatus breed USDA103 chromosome 20, Coco_2.0, whole genome shotgun sequence genomic stretch:
- the LOC108280221 gene encoding derriere protein: protein MQNSATQCYVLFAWLVLFSSSLRVSRAVQDYTGTNQTLQLEALKTSMLEYLGMDRPPPSRGKSSYQELIRIYRQYQNMRRNMQSFQSGSSFLLHTTVRPLNSQQNGPESVTQWFRAVFHRESQITDEFLLAQAQLQLQRTLDNNFDQPLCNQKILVRIHITSHSYMKKILNSKKFKSRGHNVTVDVTFAVNRWLVKTSDALLIVDVGFVRNKEGETEPTPQICLELKLMDGKVRKARSTYGESFEEDSYCGRRSLSVSFEEIGWSDWIVAPAGYTMYFCDGSCPHNYKPASMHTQIKSRLHRLTKGATPRPCCVPADYEPMILMHYDSRGKLKLTSFNDLIVTKCHCA, encoded by the exons ATGCAGAACTCAGCCACTCAATGTTATGTTCTCTTTGCTTGGCTTGTCTTATTTAGTTCTAGTCTACGAGTATCCAGAGCTGTTCAGGATTATACAGGAACAAATCAAACTCTACAGCTTGAGGCTCTTAAAACTAGTATGCTGGAGTACTTAGGGATGGACAGACCGCCACCATCCAGAGGAAAGTCATCTTATCAGGAACTAATCAGAATATACCGTCAATATCAGAACATGAGGAGGAACATGCAGTCTTTTCAGAGTGgctccagtttcctccttcACACCACAG TGCGGCCATTGAATTCTCAGCAGAATGGTCCTGAATCAGTGACTCAATGGTTCAGGGCTGTTTTTCACAGGGAGTCTCAAATAACAGACGAGTTTCTCTTGGCACAAGCACAGCTGCAACTTCAAAGAACTCTGGATAACAATTTTGACCAACCACTGTGCAATCAGAAAATCCTGGTTAGAATACACATAACCTCCCATTCTTATATGAAGAAGATCCTTAattcaaaaaaatttaaatcaagAGGCCACAATGTTACAGTTGATGTGACTTTTGCGGTTAACAGATGGCTTGTGAAGACTAGTGATGCTTTACTAATTGTTGACGTTGGCTTTGTTAGAAACAAAGAAGGTGAAACTGAACCCACTCCGCAGATCTGTTTGGAACTTAAGCTAATGGATGGTAAAGTGAGAAAAGCTCGTTCCACTTATGGAGAAAGCTTTGAGGAGGACAGCTACTGTGGTCGTAGGTCACTGAGTGTTTCCTTTGAGGAGATCGGCTGGTCAGACTGGATTGTGGCTCCTGCTGGCTACACAATGTACTTCTGTGATGGCTCTTGCCCACACAATTACAAACCAGCCAGTATGCACACTCAGATAAAGTCACGTCTACATCGCTTGACCAAGGGAGCGACGCCTCGCCCATGTTGCGTGCCAGCTGACTATGAGCCCATGATTCTCATGCACTATGATAGCCGGGGAAAGCTGAAACTAACATCCTTCAATGATCTGATCGTTACCAAATGCCACTGTGCCTGA